A single genomic interval of Bacillus sp. es.036 harbors:
- a CDS encoding GNAT family N-acetyltransferase: MFSLQVNDELALKLLEIDDAKELFALVDESRGYLRKWLPWVDHMKNEKDYEPVIEMWLKQFSSHDGYQTGILYNGKIAGMVGFHGIDWSNKKASIGYWLAENFQGNGIMTTAVKGIIDQVFHEYGLNRVEIQCGIENKKSRAIPERLGFKQEGVIRDAEYLYDHFHDIILYSLLSREWK, from the coding sequence ATGTTTAGTTTACAAGTAAATGATGAATTAGCGTTGAAGTTACTTGAAATTGACGATGCGAAAGAGCTCTTTGCGTTAGTAGATGAGTCCAGAGGATATTTACGAAAATGGCTTCCTTGGGTAGACCACATGAAGAACGAGAAGGACTATGAACCTGTTATCGAAATGTGGTTAAAACAATTTTCTTCCCATGATGGTTATCAAACGGGAATTTTGTACAATGGAAAAATAGCAGGCATGGTCGGTTTTCATGGCATCGACTGGTCAAATAAAAAAGCAAGCATCGGCTATTGGTTAGCAGAAAACTTTCAAGGAAACGGTATAATGACAACTGCTGTGAAGGGAATCATTGACCAGGTGTTTCACGAGTATGGATTGAATCGCGTTGAAATTCAATGTGGGATTGAAAATAAGAAAAGTAGAGCAATTCCTGAACGCCTTGGTTTTAAACAAGAAGGAGTTATTCGAGATGCCGAATATTTGTACGACCATTTCCATGACATCATCCTATATAGTCTCTTATCGAGAGAATGGAAGTAA
- a CDS encoding DUF2975 domain-containing protein, with protein sequence MNRGSTYFLRSVVLLLGTSVLLLCIFGLPWIAKEASGNAEFASLIYPVLIGMYIAAIPFFIALFQALRLLRLIDKDNAFSVFSVNALRVIKFCAVAISVVYIVVMPFFYFIGEKDDAPGVILIGLVFIFASLVIAVFTAVLQKLLKSAIEIKSENDLTV encoded by the coding sequence ATGAATCGAGGATCTACCTATTTTTTAAGATCAGTTGTTCTTCTGCTTGGAACTTCAGTTCTATTATTATGTATATTTGGCTTACCGTGGATCGCTAAAGAAGCATCAGGAAATGCAGAGTTTGCTTCTCTGATCTATCCTGTCTTAATAGGAATGTACATAGCAGCTATCCCGTTTTTTATAGCATTATTTCAGGCATTGAGACTTTTACGCTTAATTGATAAAGACAATGCGTTCTCGGTATTTTCTGTCAATGCTTTAAGGGTGATCAAATTCTGTGCGGTGGCGATAAGTGTTGTCTATATAGTGGTTATGCCGTTTTTCTATTTCATCGGAGAGAAAGACGATGCGCCAGGAGTGATTTTAATTGGGCTCGTATTTATTTTTGCTTCACTTGTGATTGCTGTATTTACAGCAGTTCTTCAAAAATTATTAAAGAGTGCCATTGAGATTAAATCTGAAAATGATTTAACGGTTTGA
- a CDS encoding helix-turn-helix domain-containing protein produces the protein MAIIINIDVMLAKRKMSVTELSGKVGITMANLSILKNGKAKAVRFSTLEAICKALDCQPGDILEYKNEEDADDL, from the coding sequence ATGGCAATTATTATTAATATTGATGTAATGCTGGCTAAAAGAAAAATGAGCGTAACCGAACTTTCAGGAAAAGTGGGGATCACAATGGCGAACCTATCGATATTGAAAAATGGGAAAGCTAAGGCGGTTCGTTTTTCCACATTAGAGGCGATTTGTAAAGCGTTAGACTGCCAGCCAGGAGACATTTTGGAATATAAGAATGAAGAAGATGCCGATGATTTATAA
- a CDS encoding DUF817 domain-containing protein, whose amino-acid sequence MKAMKQLGHFGMEQALSCLFPVVIFASLAATQIISLPFLPRYDWLLIICLFMQWGMVRSGLETLDELKVITLFHIIGLALELFKVHMGSWSYPDEGYTKVLGVPLYSGFMYASVASYLCQAWRRLHVQLINWPSNWIVIPLSASIYLNFFTHHYWIDVRWWLSGLVIIVFWKSWVTYEVNRSQYRMPIALSFVLIGFFIWIAENIATFFGAWEYPNQTEAWSLVHLGKVSSWLLLVIVSFLIVATLKRVKGESRSRWQESLFVREDSKKLHE is encoded by the coding sequence ATGAAAGCAATGAAACAACTCGGTCATTTTGGTATGGAACAAGCGCTATCTTGTTTGTTTCCTGTTGTTATCTTCGCTTCTTTAGCCGCCACACAAATTATTTCATTACCTTTCCTACCACGTTATGATTGGCTGCTTATTATTTGCCTTTTTATGCAGTGGGGGATGGTACGCTCAGGTCTTGAAACGCTCGATGAGCTAAAGGTGATTACATTGTTTCATATCATCGGGCTAGCGCTTGAGCTCTTTAAAGTGCATATGGGTTCCTGGTCATACCCTGACGAGGGCTATACCAAAGTACTAGGAGTTCCTTTGTATAGTGGCTTTATGTACGCAAGTGTCGCAAGTTATCTTTGTCAGGCGTGGAGGAGGTTGCATGTTCAGCTCATCAACTGGCCGTCAAATTGGATTGTTATCCCTTTATCAGCTAGCATTTATTTAAATTTTTTTACTCATCATTATTGGATTGATGTCCGCTGGTGGTTATCTGGTCTCGTGATCATCGTATTCTGGAAATCATGGGTTACATACGAGGTTAACCGGAGTCAGTACCGTATGCCAATTGCTCTTTCTTTTGTTCTAATCGGTTTTTTTATATGGATTGCAGAAAATATTGCTACCTTCTTTGGCGCCTGGGAGTATCCGAATCAAACAGAGGCATGGAGTCTCGTTCATTTAGGTAAAGTAAGCTCTTGGCTTTTGCTTGTCATCGTGAGTTTTCTTATCGTAGCCACGTTAAAACGTGTCAAAGGAGAAAGTAGGTCCAGATGGCAAGAAAGTTTATTTGTTCGAGAGGATAGCAAGAAATTGCATGAGTGA
- the tnpA gene encoding IS200/IS605 family transposase, with protein MNLDSNNHSVLLMYYHLVMVVKHRRKVIDDTISDYSKEKFVSLGEKYNITLVEWNHDFDHVHILFKAHPNTELSKFINAYKSASSRLIKKEFPFVRKKLWKEMFWSRSFCLLITGGSPIEVVKKYIENQGVK; from the coding sequence GTGAATTTAGATAGTAATAACCATTCAGTGCTCTTGATGTATTACCATTTGGTAATGGTTGTGAAACATAGAAGGAAAGTCATTGATGATACCATTTCAGATTATTCGAAAGAAAAGTTTGTATCCTTGGGTGAGAAATACAATATCACACTGGTCGAATGGAACCACGATTTTGACCACGTTCATATTCTCTTCAAAGCCCATCCTAATACCGAACTATCAAAGTTCATCAATGCCTATAAAAGTGCCAGCTCAAGACTGATCAAAAAAGAATTTCCTTTTGTGCGAAAGAAGCTATGGAAAGAAATGTTTTGGTCAAGAAGTTTTTGTTTGTTGATTACTGGTGGTTCGCCTATTGAGGTGGTTAAAAAATACATCGAAAATCAAGGGGTAAAGTGA
- a CDS encoding RNA-guided endonuclease TnpB family protein gives MAKLNKAYKFRIYPTDEQSLMIRKTFGCVRFVYNKMLAERKEAYENLKDDKEALKSVKHPTPAKYKKEYEWLKEVDSLALANAQLNLDKAYKAFFKGNAKFPKFKSKRHRQSYTTNVVNGNIELLDGHIKLPKLKKVKIKQHREIPFVHKIKSCTLSITASGKYYLSILTEYEKEIETKEIKEVIGLDFAMDGLFVDSEGEKANYPKFYRQMLDKLAKEQRKLSRKKKGSSNWNKQRIRVAKIQEKVANQRKNFLHHTSKKLVTHFDAVVMEDLDMKRMSQALKFGKSVTDNGWGMFTSFLQYKLNEQGKQLIKIDKWFPSTKTCSKCGSVKEIKLSERTYQCTCGLNIDRDYNSALNIKKEGIRLLASA, from the coding sequence ATGGCCAAACTGAATAAAGCATACAAATTCAGAATATACCCAACTGATGAACAGTCTTTGATGATCCGTAAAACCTTTGGTTGTGTTCGCTTTGTCTACAACAAAATGTTAGCTGAACGAAAAGAAGCCTATGAAAACCTAAAAGATGATAAAGAAGCATTGAAATCCGTAAAACACCCTACCCCTGCCAAGTACAAAAAAGAGTATGAATGGCTAAAGGAAGTAGACTCACTAGCGTTGGCAAACGCACAATTAAATTTAGATAAGGCATATAAAGCCTTCTTCAAAGGGAATGCCAAGTTTCCGAAATTCAAAAGCAAGCGACACAGACAAAGCTACACAACAAATGTCGTAAACGGTAATATCGAGTTGTTGGATGGTCATATCAAGTTACCTAAACTAAAAAAGGTCAAAATCAAACAACATCGAGAAATTCCTTTCGTGCACAAAATCAAATCTTGCACCCTATCGATCACGGCATCAGGAAAATACTATCTTTCTATTCTGACAGAGTATGAGAAGGAAATCGAAACCAAAGAAATCAAAGAAGTAATTGGGTTAGATTTTGCGATGGATGGGTTGTTTGTTGATAGTGAGGGTGAGAAAGCCAATTACCCTAAATTTTATCGCCAAATGCTTGATAAATTAGCAAAAGAACAGCGCAAACTTTCTCGAAAAAAGAAAGGCTCTTCGAATTGGAATAAGCAACGCATCAGAGTTGCCAAAATCCAAGAGAAAGTCGCCAATCAACGTAAAAACTTTCTTCACCATACATCAAAAAAATTAGTGACTCATTTTGACGCTGTAGTGATGGAAGATTTGGATATGAAAAGGATGTCGCAAGCATTAAAGTTTGGAAAAAGTGTTACTGATAATGGTTGGGGAATGTTCACCTCTTTCTTACAATACAAACTAAACGAACAAGGGAAACAACTTATCAAAATAGATAAATGGTTCCCATCCACAAAAACTTGTTCGAAATGTGGTTCGGTAAAAGAAATCAAACTATCAGAGCGAACTTATCAGTGCACTTGTGGTCTAAATATCGATAGAGATTACAATTCAGCACTTAATATCAAAAAAGAAGGCATTCGCTTATTAGCAAGTGCCTAA
- a CDS encoding VOC family protein → MVFEMTTQVCVSNMAEGRKWYETFLNKKPDFIPHEGFAEWELIPGCWLQVAEGEVTEGNGSLRLGITNISAERDRLMKHLKIDKFEIHSRAEVPVKWGTFTDPWGNRLGFFEYLDKNEEEKQRKSITGL, encoded by the coding sequence ATGGTTTTTGAAATGACTACTCAAGTTTGTGTTTCCAACATGGCAGAGGGGCGTAAGTGGTATGAGACTTTTTTAAATAAGAAACCCGATTTTATTCCTCATGAGGGATTTGCGGAATGGGAACTCATTCCCGGATGCTGGCTACAAGTAGCAGAGGGGGAAGTAACAGAAGGAAATGGTTCTCTGCGGTTAGGGATTACTAATATTTCAGCTGAAAGAGATCGATTAATGAAACACTTAAAAATAGATAAGTTTGAAATACATTCGAGGGCTGAAGTTCCGGTTAAATGGGGTACGTTCACAGATCCCTGGGGAAACCGTCTGGGTTTTTTTGAATACCTGGATAAGAATGAAGAAGAAAAACAAAGGAAATCGATTACAGGTCTATAA
- a CDS encoding VOC family protein encodes MIERIDTLCMKVKNVEKSSDWYEELLGFSVVFKDIGYRLIWMIINFKFVILKSKNKRQNSLV; translated from the coding sequence ATGATTGAGAGAATTGATACTTTGTGCATGAAAGTAAAAAACGTTGAGAAATCAAGTGATTGGTACGAAGAATTATTAGGTTTCTCAGTAGTTTTTAAGGATATAGGCTATCGTTTGATCTGGATGATAATAAACTTCAAGTTTGTCATTTTAAAGAGTAAGAACAAGAGACAGAATAGCCTGGTATGA
- a CDS encoding Type 1 glutamine amidotransferase-like domain-containing protein: MGKLFLYSDQISESPENQRLDSLLFNGMETEKIKVGYIPSTQDKDKKYFRTKVDYYQNYGISDIVFFDLYAEFTSNNINKLMECDIIHLSAGNPIEFRKAIKHRKMEQVLWNYYHSGGIIVGVSGGAVQLGQSTALFHLFKGSDCVESSDALKMVNFEFLPHYNRWNNDFKQEVLAYSKRTGTRILCVNDGDGVIVDGKNIQMIGDIKVIGGKVKS, from the coding sequence ATGGGGAAGTTGTTTTTATATAGTGATCAAATTAGTGAATCTCCTGAAAATCAACGATTAGACTCGTTACTTTTTAATGGAATGGAAACGGAAAAAATTAAGGTTGGTTATATTCCATCAACGCAAGATAAAGATAAAAAGTATTTTCGTACAAAAGTGGATTACTACCAGAATTACGGTATTTCGGATATCGTGTTTTTTGATTTATACGCTGAATTTACTTCAAATAACATTAACAAGCTCATGGAATGTGACATTATCCATCTTTCTGCAGGAAACCCGATTGAGTTTAGAAAAGCGATTAAACATCGCAAAATGGAACAGGTTTTATGGAATTATTATCATAGCGGAGGAATCATTGTTGGCGTAAGTGGCGGTGCCGTTCAACTTGGTCAGTCTACGGCATTATTTCATCTTTTTAAGGGTTCAGACTGTGTGGAGTCTTCTGATGCACTAAAGATGGTGAATTTTGAATTTCTCCCCCATTACAATCGTTGGAATAATGACTTTAAACAAGAGGTTCTAGCATACTCAAAAAGAACGGGAACAAGAATTTTATGCGTGAATGACGGAGATGGGGTTATAGTCGATGGGAAGAACATCCAAATGATCGGTGATATTAAAGTAATTGGCGGAAAAGTGAAAAGCTGA